From Pseudomonas sp. B21-028, one genomic window encodes:
- a CDS encoding ABC transporter ATP-binding protein has protein sequence MVYRRFEKLIDIFRDAPSSAPPNRVLPFYTYYLRQVWPSFAVLLVVGLIGALIEVALFSYLSRIIDLAQGTPNVDFFKIHGLELAWMAVVALVLRPIFVALHDLLVHQTLSPGMTSLIRWQNHSYVLKQSLNFFQNDFAGRIAQRIMQTGNSLRDSAVQAVDALWHVLIYAISSLVLFAEADWRLMIPLLLWIAAYIGALYYFVPRVKERSVVSSDARSKLMGRIVDGYTNITTLKLFAHTNFEQQYAREAIQEQTEKAQLAGRVVTSMDVVITSMNGLLIVGTTGLALWLWTQSLISVGAIALATGLVIRIVNMSGWIMWVVNGIFENIGMVQDGLQSIAQPVSVTDREHARPLAVARGEVRFEHVDFHYGKQSGVIDDLNLVIKPGEKIGLIGPSGAGKSTLVNLLLRLYDVEGGRILIDSQDIAEVSQESLRERIGMITQDTSLLHRSIRDNLLYGKPDATDAQLWEAVRKARADEFIPLLSDAQGRTGFDAHVGERGVKLSGGQRQRIAIARVLLKDAPILIMDEATSALDSEVEAAIQESLETLMQGKTVIAIAHRLSTIARMDRLVVLENGRIAETGSHAELLAHGGLYARLWQHQTGGFVGID, from the coding sequence ATGGTTTATCGCCGTTTCGAAAAGCTGATCGATATCTTCCGCGACGCCCCGAGTTCGGCCCCGCCGAACCGCGTCCTGCCCTTCTACACGTATTACCTGAGACAAGTCTGGCCGAGCTTCGCCGTCCTGCTGGTGGTGGGCCTGATCGGCGCACTGATCGAAGTGGCGCTGTTCAGTTACCTGAGTCGCATCATCGACCTGGCCCAAGGCACGCCCAACGTCGACTTCTTCAAGATCCATGGCCTGGAACTGGCCTGGATGGCAGTGGTGGCGCTGGTCCTGCGGCCCATTTTCGTGGCCCTGCATGATCTGCTGGTGCACCAGACCCTGAGCCCCGGCATGACCAGCCTGATCCGCTGGCAGAACCACAGCTATGTGCTCAAGCAGAGCCTGAATTTTTTCCAGAACGACTTCGCCGGGCGCATTGCCCAGCGCATCATGCAGACCGGCAACTCCCTGCGGGATTCGGCGGTGCAGGCCGTGGACGCGTTATGGCATGTGCTGATCTACGCCATCAGCTCGCTGGTGCTGTTCGCCGAAGCCGACTGGCGCCTGATGATCCCTCTGTTGCTGTGGATCGCCGCCTACATCGGCGCGCTCTATTACTTCGTGCCACGGGTCAAGGAACGCTCGGTGGTGTCGTCCGATGCCCGCTCCAAGCTCATGGGCCGGATCGTCGACGGCTACACGAACATCACCACCCTGAAGCTGTTCGCCCACACCAATTTCGAACAGCAGTACGCTCGCGAAGCCATCCAGGAGCAGACCGAAAAAGCCCAACTGGCCGGCCGCGTGGTGACCAGCATGGACGTGGTCATCACCAGCATGAACGGGCTGCTGATCGTCGGTACCACCGGCCTGGCGCTGTGGCTGTGGACCCAGTCGCTGATCAGCGTCGGTGCCATTGCCCTGGCGACCGGGCTGGTGATCCGTATCGTCAACATGTCCGGCTGGATCATGTGGGTGGTCAACGGCATTTTCGAAAACATCGGCATGGTCCAGGACGGCCTGCAGAGCATTGCCCAACCGGTCAGCGTCACCGACCGCGAGCACGCCAGGCCATTGGCCGTGGCCCGGGGCGAAGTACGCTTCGAGCATGTAGATTTCCATTACGGCAAGCAGAGCGGTGTGATCGACGATCTGAACCTGGTGATCAAGCCAGGGGAAAAAATCGGTCTCATCGGCCCCTCCGGCGCGGGGAAATCCACCCTGGTCAACCTGCTGCTGCGTCTTTATGACGTCGAGGGCGGGCGGATTCTCATCGACAGCCAGGACATCGCCGAAGTGAGCCAGGAAAGCCTGCGCGAACGGATCGGCATGATCACCCAGGACACCTCGCTGCTGCACCGCTCGATTCGCGACAACCTGCTTTACGGCAAACCGGACGCCACCGACGCGCAGCTCTGGGAAGCCGTGCGCAAGGCCCGTGCCGATGAGTTCATCCCGCTGCTGTCGGACGCCCAGGGCCGTACCGGCTTCGACGCCCACGTGGGTGAACGCGGCGTGAAACTCTCCGGCGGCCAGCGCCAGCGCATCGCCATTGCCCGGGTGCTGCTCAAGGATGCGCCAATCCTGATCATGGACGAAGCAACGTCAGCACTCGACTCGGAAGTGGAAGCGGCGATCCAGGAAAGCCTCGAGACGCTGATGCAAGGCA
- a CDS encoding peptidylprolyl isomerase, with translation MLKKIALAAGSVLFAANLMAAPAPHVLLDTTNGQIEIELDPVKAPISTKNFLEYVDSGFYNNTIFHRVIPGFMAQGGGFTQQMQQKDTKAPIKNEASNGLHNVRGTLSMARTSDPNSATSQFFINVADNAFLDPGRDAGYAVFAKVVKGMDVVDIIVNSQTATKQGMQNVPIDPVIIKSAKRID, from the coding sequence ATGCTGAAAAAGATCGCCCTCGCCGCCGGCTCCGTTCTGTTTGCCGCCAACCTGATGGCAGCACCTGCACCCCATGTGCTGCTGGACACCACCAACGGCCAGATCGAAATCGAACTGGACCCGGTCAAGGCTCCCATCAGTACCAAGAACTTCCTCGAGTACGTGGACAGTGGCTTCTACAACAACACGATTTTCCACCGTGTGATTCCGGGCTTCATGGCCCAGGGCGGCGGCTTCACCCAGCAGATGCAACAAAAGGACACCAAGGCGCCGATCAAGAATGAAGCCAGCAACGGCTTGCACAACGTTCGCGGCACCTTGTCGATGGCCCGCACTTCCGATCCGAACTCGGCCACCAGCCAGTTCTTCATCAACGTGGCCGACAACGCGTTTCTCGACCCGGGTCGTGACGCCGGTTACGCCGTGTTCGCCAAAGTGGTCAAGGGCATGGATGTCGTGGACATCATCGTCAACTCCCAGACCGCCACCAAGCAAGGCATGCAAAACGTGCCGATCGACCCTGTGATCATCAAGTCGGCCAAGCGCATCGACTAA
- a CDS encoding alpha/beta fold hydrolase produces the protein MAYFVHEDCNLHYEEYGHGAPLLLVHGLGSSTLDWEKQIPVLSVHYRLIVVDVRGHGRSDKPRGPYSIEGFSADLIALIDHLDLGPVHLVGWSMGGMIAFQLAVDEPGRVKSLCIVNSAPQVKIRTLDDCWQWFKRWSLMRILSLATIGKALGAKLFPKPEQADLRFEMARRWAKNDKHAYLASFDAVVGWGVQERLSQIACPTLVICADHDYTPVALKEAYVKLLPDARLVVFTDSRHATPLDQPERFNQTLLDFLIAIDSTTQDQ, from the coding sequence ATGGCCTATTTCGTACACGAAGACTGCAATCTGCACTACGAGGAATATGGCCACGGCGCCCCCCTGCTGCTGGTCCATGGGCTGGGTTCCAGCACCCTGGATTGGGAAAAGCAGATCCCGGTATTGTCCGTCCATTACCGCCTGATCGTGGTGGATGTGCGTGGCCACGGACGCTCCGACAAACCCCGTGGGCCCTACAGCATCGAAGGTTTCAGCGCCGACCTGATCGCCCTGATCGACCACCTGGACCTGGGCCCGGTGCACCTGGTGGGCTGGTCCATGGGCGGCATGATCGCCTTTCAGTTGGCGGTGGATGAGCCCGGGCGGGTCAAGAGCCTGTGCATCGTCAACAGCGCGCCGCAAGTCAAGATCCGCACCCTGGACGATTGCTGGCAATGGTTCAAGCGCTGGAGCCTGATGCGTATCCTCAGCCTGGCAACCATCGGCAAGGCCTTGGGGGCCAAACTGTTTCCCAAGCCCGAACAGGCGGATTTACGCTTTGAAATGGCCCGACGCTGGGCAAAAAACGACAAACATGCTTATCTCGCCAGCTTCGATGCCGTCGTGGGTTGGGGTGTCCAGGAACGACTTTCGCAGATTGCCTGTCCAACCCTCGTCATCTGCGCCGACCACGACTACACCCCAGTGGCACTGAAAGAAGCCTATGTAAAACTGCTGCCCGATGCACGGCTGGTGGTCTTCACCGATTCAAGGCACGCTACTCCGCTGGACCAACCCGAACGCTTCAACCAAACCCTGCTCGACTTTTTGATCGCAATCGACTCCACCACCCAGGATCAATGA
- a CDS encoding LysR family transcriptional regulator, translating to MKAPRVTLDQWRTLQAVVDHGGFAQAADVLHRSQSSVSYTVARMQDQLGVPLLRIDGRKAVLTEAGGVLLRRSRQLVKQASQLEDLAHHMEQGWEAEVRLVVDAAYPSARLVRALTAFMPQSRGCRVRLREEVLSGVEEVLLEGVADLAISGFSIPGYLGAELSDVEFVAVAHPEHALHRLNRELTFQDLESQLQVVIRDSGRQQPRDVGWLGAEQRWTVGSLATAATFVGSGLGFAWLPRHMIERELREGTLKRLPLDQGGSRNPSFYLYSNKEKPLGPATQILIELLRTFDTAPLDAPFAAPEQA from the coding sequence ATGAAAGCGCCCCGCGTGACCCTTGATCAATGGCGGACGTTGCAGGCCGTGGTGGACCACGGCGGTTTCGCCCAGGCCGCCGATGTGCTGCACCGCTCCCAATCGTCGGTGAGCTATACCGTGGCCCGCATGCAGGACCAGCTCGGCGTGCCCTTGCTGCGTATCGATGGACGCAAGGCGGTGCTGACCGAGGCCGGCGGCGTACTGCTGCGGCGTTCCCGACAACTGGTGAAACAGGCCAGCCAACTGGAAGACCTGGCCCATCACATGGAACAAGGCTGGGAAGCGGAAGTACGGCTGGTGGTCGACGCCGCCTACCCCAGCGCCCGCCTCGTCCGGGCCCTGACGGCGTTCATGCCACAGAGCCGCGGCTGCCGGGTGCGCCTGCGGGAAGAAGTGCTGTCGGGCGTGGAAGAGGTGCTGCTCGAAGGCGTGGCTGACCTGGCCATCTCTGGCTTCAGCATCCCCGGGTACCTCGGCGCGGAGCTGAGCGACGTGGAGTTCGTCGCGGTGGCCCACCCCGAACACGCGTTGCATCGACTCAATCGCGAGCTGACGTTCCAGGACCTGGAAAGTCAGCTGCAAGTGGTGATCCGCGACTCCGGTCGCCAGCAACCCCGGGACGTCGGCTGGCTCGGTGCCGAGCAACGCTGGACCGTCGGCAGCCTCGCCACCGCCGCGACCTTCGTCGGCAGCGGCCTGGGTTTTGCCTGGCTGCCCCGGCACATGATCGAGCGGGAACTGCGGGAAGGCACGCTCAAGCGGCTACCCTTGGATCAGGGTGGCAGCCGCAACCCGAGTTTCTACCTGTATTCGAACAAGGAAAAACCCCTGGGCCCGGCCACGCAGATCCTCATCGAACTGCTGCGTACCTTCGATACCGCGCCGCTGGATGCGCCGTTCGCCGCCCCTGAACAAGCCTGA
- a CDS encoding 3-phosphoglycerate kinase, with protein sequence MKKICCAVLALLPLTAFAYPIDVEKHLNGLSIDYTAYDTDADIGSIQVNNYGSTDAACTVVFRNGPEAPRTRKIEVAAGKFKNATAKFNRNIIKLRIELTCKPK encoded by the coding sequence ATGAAGAAAATCTGTTGTGCAGTGCTGGCCCTGTTGCCGCTGACTGCGTTCGCATACCCGATCGATGTGGAAAAACACCTCAACGGCCTGAGCATCGATTACACCGCCTATGACACTGACGCCGACATCGGCTCCATCCAGGTCAACAACTACGGCAGCACCGACGCGGCCTGCACCGTGGTGTTTCGCAATGGTCCGGAAGCGCCTCGTACCCGCAAGATCGAGGTGGCCGCCGGCAAGTTCAAAAACGCCACCGCCAAGTTCAACCGCAACATCATCAAGCTGCGCATCGAACTGACCTGTAAGCCAAAGTAA
- a CDS encoding FMN-dependent NADH-azoreductase, producing MSRVLIIESSARQQDSVSRQLTQTFIKQWKAAHPADEINVRDLAVNPVPHLDVNLLGGWMKPAEQRNDIENASLERSNQLTDELLAADVLVMAAPMYNFAIPSTLKAWLDHVLRAGVTFKYTPTGPQGLLTGKRAFVLTARGGIHAGGSSDHQEPYLRQVMGFIGIHDVTFIHAEGMNLGGDFQEKGLNQANAKLSQVA from the coding sequence ATGTCCCGCGTTCTGATCATTGAAAGCAGTGCCCGCCAGCAAGACTCGGTTTCCCGTCAACTGACCCAGACCTTCATCAAGCAATGGAAAGCCGCTCACCCGGCCGATGAAATCAACGTCCGCGATCTTGCCGTCAATCCCGTGCCTCATCTGGACGTCAACCTGCTGGGTGGCTGGATGAAGCCCGCCGAGCAGCGCAACGACATCGAGAACGCCTCGCTGGAGCGCTCCAACCAACTGACCGATGAACTGCTGGCCGCCGATGTGCTGGTGATGGCCGCGCCGATGTACAACTTCGCTATCCCCAGCACCTTGAAAGCCTGGCTCGACCATGTGCTGCGTGCCGGCGTGACCTTCAAGTACACCCCCACCGGGCCCCAAGGCCTGCTGACCGGCAAGCGGGCTTTCGTGCTGACCGCTCGCGGCGGCATCCACGCCGGCGGCAGCTCCGATCACCAGGAACCCTATCTGCGCCAGGTCATGGGCTTCATCGGGATCCACGACGTGACTTTCATCCATGCCGAAGGCATGAACCTGGGCGGTGACTTCCAGGAGAAGGGCTTGAATCAGGCCAACGCCAAACTGTCCCAGGTTGCCTGA
- a CDS encoding ATP-binding protein, producing MFKLRRKTWALLLVYIVGVSGYIYYLYVETQEILTDNINSKLLHAALGASAILGDGYHDSLIDKQSKSPAQDWDAIQRLSSFNESMGTAFVYSVIKRDGKAYLISSSASKKEIEEKNFVRFFDPYPDASQALLDSFERSEPTWIDYSDHWGDFRAVFVPMKSKDGTVYVAGAEMTLADYYHQLNQDSLDHIILAILVFLAFSLFRTRGHLQQLKTNERILNEAKDAAEEADRSKTQFLATMSHEIRTPMYGVIGATELLARSSLTVEQTSLLKTIHTSGRSLLSLIDNVLDLAKIEAGKLELKPRVFELRTLVSSSVEIIRQNIKDKPVVIESQVSASVPRWVKTDLDCLRQILINLLGNAIKFTESGNVSLMVTTSEHDAGARLDVSIHDTGIGIPEERQGSLFEPFVQLKGQASQRFSGSGLGLSICKKLVEAQQGTLSFTSQSGIGSTFSFSLPLAPFRGSEIPLGDDHDAVGFDSSFARRYPLDILLVENHPVNQKVAMAMLEALGYTPDLASDGLGALRRCSTSTPEVILMDINMPGMDGVEAIRKIRALPQGSACYMVAFTASVFAHEVERFRAAGADDILAKPANFHAVTRVLQRAANDRQQRQVRTLAVDEVSC from the coding sequence ATGTTCAAACTCAGGCGCAAAACATGGGCGTTACTTCTGGTCTACATCGTAGGGGTCAGTGGCTACATCTATTACCTCTATGTCGAGACCCAGGAAATCCTGACCGACAACATCAATAGCAAGCTGCTGCATGCCGCGCTGGGTGCTTCGGCCATCCTCGGCGACGGCTACCATGACAGCCTGATCGACAAACAGTCCAAATCGCCGGCGCAAGACTGGGACGCCATTCAGCGGCTTTCCAGTTTCAACGAGTCAATGGGCACTGCTTTTGTCTACAGCGTGATCAAGCGTGATGGAAAGGCGTATCTGATCAGTTCCAGCGCATCGAAGAAGGAAATCGAGGAAAAAAACTTCGTGCGTTTCTTCGATCCTTATCCCGATGCCAGCCAGGCGCTACTCGACAGCTTCGAGCGTAGCGAGCCCACCTGGATCGATTATTCGGATCATTGGGGGGACTTTCGTGCCGTCTTCGTTCCGATGAAGTCCAAGGACGGTACGGTCTATGTGGCGGGGGCGGAGATGACGTTGGCGGATTACTACCACCAACTCAATCAGGATTCGCTGGACCATATCATTCTTGCCATTCTGGTTTTTCTCGCGTTCAGCCTTTTCCGCACCCGTGGTCATCTCCAGCAGTTGAAAACGAACGAACGGATATTGAACGAGGCAAAGGATGCCGCCGAGGAAGCGGACCGTTCAAAAACCCAATTTTTAGCCACCATGAGCCATGAGATCCGTACCCCCATGTACGGCGTCATCGGTGCAACCGAGTTGCTGGCGCGTTCGTCCCTGACCGTCGAGCAGACCAGCCTCCTGAAAACGATTCATACCAGCGGACGAAGCTTGCTGTCGCTGATCGACAACGTGCTCGATCTGGCAAAAATCGAAGCGGGCAAACTTGAGTTGAAGCCTCGCGTATTTGAATTGCGGACACTGGTTTCATCCAGCGTTGAAATCATCCGGCAGAACATCAAGGACAAGCCGGTCGTCATTGAGAGTCAAGTTTCCGCGAGCGTACCCCGCTGGGTTAAAACCGATCTCGATTGTCTGCGTCAGATACTGATCAATCTGCTGGGCAACGCGATCAAGTTCACCGAAAGCGGGAACGTATCGCTCATGGTCACGACGAGCGAACACGACGCCGGAGCCCGGCTTGACGTTTCCATACACGATACCGGCATAGGCATCCCCGAAGAGCGGCAAGGCAGTCTGTTCGAGCCCTTCGTTCAGCTTAAAGGGCAAGCCAGTCAACGTTTCAGTGGGAGTGGCCTCGGTCTTTCAATTTGCAAGAAACTAGTCGAAGCACAGCAGGGGACTTTATCTTTTACCAGCCAATCGGGTATCGGTTCGACGTTCTCCTTCTCGCTCCCCCTGGCGCCTTTCCGAGGCTCGGAAATCCCCTTGGGTGACGACCATGACGCGGTGGGTTTCGACTCATCTTTTGCCAGGCGTTACCCGCTCGATATCCTGCTGGTGGAGAACCATCCGGTGAACCAGAAAGTGGCCATGGCGATGCTGGAAGCGCTGGGGTATACCCCGGACCTTGCATCCGATGGCCTGGGGGCGCTCAGGCGGTGTTCGACGTCGACGCCCGAGGTCATCCTCATGGACATCAACATGCCTGGCATGGATGGGGTGGAAGCGATCCGCAAGATCCGTGCGCTGCCGCAGGGCAGTGCTTGTTACATGGTGGCTTTTACCGCGAGTGTCTTTGCCCATGAGGTCGAACGTTTCAGGGCCGCCGGTGCCGATGACATTCTCGCCAAACCGGCGAATTTCCACGCCGTGACCCGGGTGCTTCAGCGTGCAGCCAACGATCGGCAGCAACGTCAGGTTCGCACGTTGGCGGTGGATGAAGTTTCCTGTTGA
- a CDS encoding carboxylate/amino acid/amine transporter produces the protein MGYLLFVTLIQAFSFSLIGEYLAGHVDSYFAVLVRVLLAGLVFIPLTRWRQVEASFMRGMLLIGALQFGVTYVCLYLSFRVLTVPEVLLFTILTPLHVTLIEDALNRRFNPWALVAALVAVAGAAVIRYDRINPDFFMGFLLLQLANFTYAAGQVLYKHLVARHPSDLPHYRRFGYFYLGALAVALPAFLLFGKTNFWPEAPLQWGVLVFLGLVSTALGLYWWNKGACLVQGGTLAVMNNLHVPVGLLLNLLIWNQHEALGRLFLGGGVILLAVWISRLSLRKPQVA, from the coding sequence ATGGGCTATCTACTTTTTGTGACATTGATCCAGGCATTTTCCTTCAGCCTGATCGGCGAATACCTGGCCGGGCATGTGGACAGTTATTTCGCGGTGCTGGTCCGGGTGTTGCTGGCCGGGCTGGTGTTCATTCCCTTGACCCGCTGGCGTCAGGTGGAAGCGTCGTTCATGCGCGGCATGCTGTTGATCGGCGCCTTGCAGTTCGGCGTGACCTACGTCTGCCTGTACCTGAGCTTCCGAGTGCTGACGGTGCCCGAGGTGCTGCTTTTCACCATCCTCACACCGCTGCACGTGACCTTGATCGAAGATGCGCTGAACCGCCGCTTCAATCCCTGGGCACTGGTCGCCGCGCTGGTGGCCGTGGCCGGCGCGGCGGTGATTCGCTATGACCGGATCAATCCGGATTTCTTCATGGGCTTCCTGCTGTTGCAACTGGCCAACTTCACCTACGCGGCCGGGCAGGTGCTGTACAAGCACCTGGTGGCCCGTCACCCGAGCGACCTGCCACACTACCGGCGTTTCGGCTACTTCTACCTCGGCGCGCTGGCGGTGGCGTTGCCGGCTTTCCTGCTGTTCGGCAAGACGAATTTCTGGCCCGAAGCGCCGCTGCAATGGGGCGTGCTGGTGTTCCTCGGCCTCGTCTCCACGGCGCTGGGGCTGTATTGGTGGAACAAGGGCGCCTGCCTGGTCCAAGGCGGAACATTGGCGGTGATGAACAACCTGCACGTACCTGTAGGGCTGTTGCTGAACCTGCTGATCTGGAACCAGCACGAGGCATTGGGCCGGTTGTTCCTGGGCGGCGGTGTCATTCTGCTTGCGGTGTGGATCAGTCGATTGAGCTTGCGCAAGCCGCAGGTGGCCTGA
- a CDS encoding LysR family transcriptional regulator produces the protein MDRIECMRAFVVTVGENGFAAAARAMDVPRSKVSKQIQALEEAIGVQLLQRTTRSLHLTEAGAEYFDAAREVLAALDEAEQRARDGIGELRGVLRVNAPMSFGLRRLGKLIPLFHERHPNIELQVVLSDQQVDPVRGGFDVTIRIASMPDSTMIARQLAPAPRIMVAAPTYLERAGVPQTPQDLRAHQCLNYGYLQSGVSLQLSNGKETQRVNVTGPLHVNNGDLLAQAAEAGMGIALLPDFIVEDALAAGRLVPVLCEWQAPAISINAVYSSARRLPQKTRAFIDFLVEQLAIRPPAACASSID, from the coding sequence ATGGATCGCATCGAATGTATGCGCGCCTTCGTCGTCACCGTGGGCGAGAACGGCTTCGCGGCAGCCGCCCGGGCCATGGACGTGCCGAGGTCGAAGGTCAGCAAGCAGATTCAGGCGCTGGAAGAAGCCATCGGCGTGCAACTGCTGCAACGCACCACGCGCAGCCTGCATCTCACCGAAGCAGGCGCTGAATATTTCGATGCGGCCCGGGAGGTTTTGGCGGCACTGGATGAGGCCGAGCAGCGGGCGCGGGACGGGATCGGTGAGTTACGCGGGGTGTTGCGGGTCAACGCGCCGATGTCGTTCGGCCTGCGACGGCTGGGCAAGCTGATACCGCTGTTCCATGAGCGGCACCCGAACATCGAACTGCAGGTGGTGCTCAGCGACCAGCAGGTGGATCCGGTGCGCGGCGGTTTCGACGTGACCATCCGCATCGCCAGCATGCCCGACTCGACCATGATCGCCCGACAACTGGCGCCAGCACCGCGCATCATGGTCGCCGCCCCCACCTACCTGGAGCGCGCAGGCGTCCCGCAGACGCCCCAGGACCTGCGGGCCCATCAGTGCCTCAACTACGGCTACCTGCAAAGTGGCGTGAGCCTGCAATTGAGCAATGGCAAGGAGACGCAACGGGTCAATGTCACCGGTCCCCTGCACGTCAACAACGGCGACTTGCTGGCGCAGGCCGCCGAAGCCGGCATGGGCATTGCGCTGCTGCCGGATTTCATCGTGGAAGACGCTCTGGCTGCGGGGCGGCTGGTGCCGGTACTGTGCGAATGGCAAGCGCCGGCAATCAGCATCAACGCCGTGTATTCGTCAGCCCGGCGCCTTCCGCAGAAAACCCGGGCCTTCATCGACTTCCTGGTCGAACAATTGGCGATCAGGCCACCTGCGGCTTGCGCAAGCTCAATCGACTGA
- a CDS encoding hydrolase, with protein MSIRELLNPTNSALILIDHQPQMAFGVQSIDRQTLKNNTVGLAKAAKIFNVPTIYTSVETESFSGYIWPELLAVHPEQKPIERTSMNSWEDKALVGAVKATGRKKLIIAALWTEVCLTFPALEALAEGYEVYIVTDASGGTSKEAHDMSVQRMIQAGAVPVTWQQVLLEYQRDWAHKETYEAVMELVLEHSGAYGMGVDYAYTMVHKAPQRQAK; from the coding sequence ATGTCTATCCGCGAACTGCTGAACCCAACCAACTCCGCCCTGATCCTGATCGACCACCAGCCGCAAATGGCCTTCGGCGTACAGTCGATCGACCGTCAGACCTTGAAGAACAACACCGTCGGCCTGGCCAAGGCGGCAAAGATCTTCAACGTACCGACGATCTACACCTCGGTCGAAACCGAAAGCTTCAGCGGCTACATCTGGCCTGAGTTGTTGGCGGTTCATCCGGAGCAGAAGCCCATCGAGCGCACTTCGATGAACTCCTGGGAAGACAAGGCGCTGGTCGGTGCGGTGAAAGCCACCGGCCGCAAGAAACTGATCATCGCGGCGCTGTGGACCGAGGTCTGCCTGACCTTCCCGGCACTGGAAGCGCTGGCTGAAGGCTACGAGGTCTACATCGTCACCGACGCCTCGGGCGGCACCAGCAAAGAAGCGCACGACATGTCGGTACAGCGGATGATTCAGGCCGGTGCGGTACCGGTGACCTGGCAACAAGTGCTGCTGGAATACCAACGTGACTGGGCACACAAAGAGACGTACGAAGCGGTGATGGAATTGGTACTGGAGCACAGCGGCGCTTATGGCATGGGCGTGGACTACGCCTACACCATGGTGCACAAGGCCCCGCAGCGCCAAGCCAAGTAA
- a CDS encoding mechanosensitive ion channel family protein, with translation MDIKQLWLNIQDFWGALDQHPLLHTGLALVLLLTIALVLGRVARYLILHGAKLLGRQPALHWVSDLRHNKVFHRLAQMTPSLLIQFGLPLVPGLGKTSQVFLGNVATAFTVLFMMLTLSALLNALLDVYARTEHARTRSIKGYVQLTKMVLYVFSAIIIVATLIDRSPLLLLSGLGAMSAVILLVYKDTLLSFVASVQLTSNDMLRVGDWIEMPQVGADGDVVDITLHTVKVQNFDKTIVSIPTWRLMSESFKNWRGMQQSGGRRIKRSLFIDASGVRFLHDEEEQRLTHVRLLTDYISRKQAELKAWNEAQGNIAAMSANRRRMTNLGTFRAYALAYLKSHPEIQPNMTCMVRQMQTTAQGIPLEIYCFTRTTAWADYERIQGDIFDYLLAVMPEFGLNLYQQPSGMDLRSGLLPAVLGASHIPEEQKQLL, from the coding sequence ATGGACATCAAACAGCTCTGGCTCAACATCCAAGACTTCTGGGGAGCCCTCGACCAGCACCCGCTCCTGCATACCGGCCTCGCTCTGGTGTTGCTGCTGACCATCGCCCTGGTGCTCGGACGCGTGGCACGTTATCTGATCCTGCACGGCGCCAAGCTGCTCGGTCGCCAGCCGGCCCTGCATTGGGTCAGCGACCTGCGCCACAACAAAGTCTTCCATCGCCTGGCGCAGATGACACCTTCGCTGCTCATCCAGTTCGGCCTGCCCCTGGTGCCCGGGCTCGGCAAGACCAGCCAGGTGTTCCTCGGCAATGTCGCTACGGCCTTCACCGTCCTGTTCATGATGCTGACCCTCAGCGCCCTGCTCAACGCGCTGCTGGATGTCTATGCCCGCACCGAACATGCCCGGACCCGCTCGATCAAGGGCTATGTACAACTGACGAAAATGGTGCTGTACGTATTCAGCGCAATTATCATCGTCGCGACCTTGATCGACCGTTCGCCGTTGTTGCTGCTGTCGGGCCTGGGCGCGATGTCGGCGGTGATCCTGTTGGTGTACAAGGACACTCTGCTGTCGTTCGTCGCCAGCGTGCAACTGACCAGCAACGACATGTTGCGAGTCGGCGACTGGATCGAAATGCCCCAGGTCGGCGCCGACGGTGACGTGGTGGACATCACGCTGCACACGGTCAAGGTGCAGAATTTCGACAAGACCATCGTCTCGATTCCCACCTGGCGGTTGATGTCCGAATCGTTCAAGAACTGGCGCGGCATGCAGCAATCCGGTGGACGGCGGATCAAGCGCAGCCTGTTCATCGACGCCAGCGGCGTGCGCTTCCTGCATGACGAGGAAGAACAGCGCCTGACCCACGTGCGCCTGCTGACCGACTACATCAGCCGCAAGCAGGCCGAGCTCAAGGCCTGGAACGAAGCCCAGGGCAACATTGCGGCGATGTCGGCCAACCGTCGCCGGATGACCAACCTCGGCACCTTCCGCGCCTATGCCCTCGCCTACTTGAAGAGCCACCCCGAAATCCAGCCGAACATGACCTGCATGGTCCGCCAGATGCAAACCACGGCCCAGGGCATCCCGCTGGAAATCTACTGCTTTACCCGCACCACCGCATGGGCCGACTATGAGCGCATCCAGGGGGACATTTTCGACTACCTACTGGCGGTGATGCCGGAGTTCGGGTTGAACCTGTATCAACAGCCCAGCGGCATGGATTTGCGTTCGGGGTTGCTGCCGGCGGTGTTGGGGGCGAGTCATATTCCGGAGGAGCAGAAGCAGTTGCTCTGA